Part of the Cetobacterium ceti genome is shown below.
CCGCTAAAGATAAGACTGTTCCAAATGCTGATTGAGTATCTTTTATCTCTTCTAATCTTGTATCTAGTACTTTATACGTTATTGATACTAAAAATGTATAAGTAGTTAATCTAATTGCCTGAGATACAAAAATTTGAAATATTTTAGTTCCAATAAAACTTGTCTTCTCGCATATTAAAAATGGAACTAAAATTACTCCTAAGCTCATCAATGCAAAATATTCTAATAAAAATATAAAAACATTTAATGCTAAAAATAAAACAATTATTACTCCCAAAACCCAAGCTACCGCATACCCATAAGTTGATCCTTGCAATACTTTAAACTCACTTCCGAATCTATTAATGATTGCATATCCTTTAGCAAATAAAAGATTAGGATTAAATTTTAAATTATTTGAATTAAAACCTGCTCCTTTAAGTCCTATCTCCATACAAGTAGCATAAAGAACTTTTGTAATTTTGCCATAATAAAGTATCATTATTCTCCATACACTAGCCATTAAAATAATATGAAATACTGTTACAAAGGGAATTTCATTTACTTTAGTTGAAAGTGCATATATTATTTGAAAAGCAGTTAAATAATATAAAAGTGCTAATGCAAAAGGGATTAAGTTATGTTGTGCATTTAAAAAAATATCCCCGAATTCTCCTAAAAGATTAGTAATATCCATAGCTTCTCCTTTTAATTTTTTCTTTCTAAAATTTCACGAAAATCTACATCTTTAGAGGTTGGTGTAGTTACCTTCCATAGTATTGCTTTTTGTCTTTCTTCTATTTTCGCTTCTTGAAGTTTTATTTGTTGCTTCATAGCTTCTAATTTAATTAATTGATTCATTGCTAATTCTATATTAGTTAATGATTGAGCATTTGCCATACCTATTTGATTTCCTGTTTGTTGTGCTTGTAATGATCCTGTTGGATTCATTGTCGCACTCATAACATTTTGTAGCTCTTTAGCTCGATCTAATATTTGTTGATCTCTTGTTGAAAGTTCTAATCCTGCTTTAACAACTTTTTGTGATTCTTCATTCACTTTTTTTTCTTGAAATTGTAAATTTTCTAAACTTAATCCTTCATAATTTTGTTTAAATAGATTTTTATAATCTATATCAAAACTATCTGTATTACTTAAAATACTTGATGTAGAATTTTTAATATAAAGTAAATTATCTATATCTTTTTTATTCATTCCTATCGTATTTTGTAATAAGCTTCCTGCCCATTTATTTAAATTTAGTGCTTCATTTTGAAGCCCTCTTATTTGATTTTGAGTTTGCTGAACTTGTTCTAATGTTTGCCTAATATTCTCTATTTTTTGTAGAGTATTAACTTGATAATTAGCAGGGTCATAAACTGTTATAGCAAAACATGAAATACTAAAAGATAAATATATTAATAATTTCTTCATCTTTCCCTCCTAAAGTTTGACACTTCTATATTTTTAAGATATAATTATATTGTATTACCCGTCTGGGTACTGAATTATGTGATTATTAGAGCCTATGGCTCATGTTCAGAATTTAAGCTTTCACGAAAGTGGAGGCTTTTTTTCTGCCCTTGAACAAGGTAGAAATCACATAATTCAGGAGGTACAGCATGGTTTTTTACATTCAAAATCTTAATATCAATGGGGGAATTTTCGCCTTAGGGATTATCCTTATCATTTTTGTTAGGACTAGAAAATAACCTTGTACCTCACACCCTGCGGGGTCTTTTTTTTATTCTTTATTTATTTTTAGAAGATCATATAGTTCTCTAACTATATAATTTTCTCTTACAGGTCTATCATTTAACTTATCACATCTTCTTATTTCAACTAAATAGTTAAACGTTTCATCTTCATCCATTTCATAATAAATTTTTTCTTCATCTTCCACTTGATTTAATTTCTCTTTTTCTTCTTGAATATATTTTAAGTTTTTATCTTCTAGTAATTCTGTTAAATCTTCACTATCCTTATCAAATAAAGGAGTTATCCTTTCTATATCAATATCCCTATTTAAAAGTTCTTTTATTATCCCTTTTGTGCTTCTTATTTTTAGCTTTCTATGCTTTTCTTCTGCCTCTGCTAATTCTATTCCACCTACCTCTACAAACTTTAAATAATAAAATGGTATATCAATATTTTTGTCTTCATAGCCTATTTCAATTTCTTTCATTAATATTCCTTGAACGTATGAGAGTTGTCCCTCTTTAAAATCTTTTTCATATGGATTTTCTTTTAATTTATCATTCCAGTTATATTTTCTTAATTTTAATTCGTGCATTTAATCCCTCCATTTATCTAAATTATTGATTTCAAAGATTATTAAAAAATACCTACATTCAGTCTTCAGTTTTTTCACTTATTATTCATATTACATAACATTGTTTTGTCGACTGTTGTTAATATCATCTTTCTCTCCTAAAGTTTGACACTTCTATATTTTTAAGATATAATTATATCGTATTACCCGTTAGGGTGCTGAATAGAAATTAGTTGTTTTAAGCTTAGAATATTAGCCCTCAATCTTTGGGGGCTTTTATTCTGTCCTTAAGCAAGACAGAAACTAATTCTATTCAGGAGGTACAGCATGGTTTTTTACATTCAAAATCTTAATATCAATGGTGGGATTTTCGCCTTAGGCATTATCCTTATCATTCTTCTTAAGACTAGAAAGTAGCCTCGTACCTCACACCCTGCGGGGTCTTTTTTTATTCTTTATCTATGCTTAGTAGAACAACTACGGTATTTAGTTATGATTTTTTCTACCAATACTACTAACTATTATTGAAGGATACTTTCATAATTTTAAAGTTACACTTTCAAATAGAAAACAAATCAAACTTTTAAATTAATGAATAATGCTCATAATATTTTTCATTTATTTCTAATTTTCTAATAAAAGAAGACATAGTTATAGGAAGACCTCCTTTAGAAAGTACTGTTATATATTCATCTGTTTTTTCTTCGATATATCCTATTTCATATTTTATGTTCTTCATACCTATAAGTTCTTTAAAAAAAATATTGTAAATTTGTACACATGGAAATTTAATTTCTTCGCAATATTTATTAAAATAAAAACTCGAATATATAATATCTTTTTCGTATTTAAAAGGAATTTCTATTAAAACATTTATATTTTCCATAACTTTAAATGAAATTTGTACCTTACTTATTACCTTTGAAAAATTAGTAAATATTTTTTCTTGGTTTTTATCAGATATTTCATAAAAGAGTTTATCTCTTTTACTTTTTTTTATCGAAACTTTATTTGTTTCATAAAGTATAATTTCTTCACTATCTAAATAAATGAATTTAATATCTGAAATCATTGTTTTGTCGACTGTTGTTAATATCATCTTTCTCTCCTAAAGTTTGACACT
Proteins encoded:
- a CDS encoding type IV secretion system protein, with product MDITNLLGEFGDIFLNAQHNLIPFALALLYYLTAFQIIYALSTKVNEIPFVTVFHIILMASVWRIMILYYGKITKVLYATCMEIGLKGAGFNSNNLKFNPNLLFAKGYAIINRFGSEFKVLQGSTYGYAVAWVLGVIIVLFLALNVFIFLLEYFALMSLGVILVPFLICEKTSFIGTKIFQIFVSQAIRLTTYTFLVSITYKVLDTRLEEIKDTQSAFGTVLSLAGLTFLSWRTPDLIGGILNGTPSLNFSHAWQNAGNLKNGTVAGARGAYSVGRSGYNIAKNSPDMAKNIKDKFINSYSKIANFNRKKD